From a region of the Falco cherrug isolate bFalChe1 chromosome 9, bFalChe1.pri, whole genome shotgun sequence genome:
- the NRARP gene encoding notch-regulated ankyrin repeat-containing protein, with translation MSQSEVSPCAAPPPSQRVFQEAVRRGNTKELQSLLQNMTNCEFNVNSFGPEGQTALHQSVIDGNLELVKLLVKFGADIRLANRDGWSALHIAAFGGHQDIVLYLITKAKYSAGAR, from the coding sequence ATGAGCCAGAGCGAGGTGTCGCCGTGCGCGGCGCCGCCGCCCAGCCAGCGCGTCTTCCAGGAGGCGGTGCGGCGGGGCAACACCAAGGAGCTGCAGTCGCTGCTGCAGAACATGACGAACTGCGAGTTCAACGTCAACTCCTTCGGGCCCGAGGGGCAGACGGCGCTGCACCAGTCCGTCATCGACGGCAACCTGGAGCTGGTCAAGCTCCTGGTCAAGTTCGGCGCCGACATCCGCCTGGCGAACCGGGACGGCTGGAGCGCGCTGCACATCGCCGCCTTCGGGGGCCACCAGGACATCGTCCTCTACCTGATCACCAAGGCCAAATACTCCGCCGGCGCCCGGTGA